AAACTGCACCTGGGACTTCAGGGATTCTCTGAATTGTTGCCCACAGGTACTCATCTGGGCTGTAAGTGTCTTTTGCCCACTCAATGAACTTCAGTATTTTGCGGCTTTCTAATACGAATTCTACAAATCTTCTGGTAACTACAAAATAGGCACTACCAGAAAAAATTGGAGTACTGAGAGGTGGCAGTTGTTTGTCTATGCCCGTGTTCTTTATTTTACCATCAATAATCTCGTGGTGTTTCTTCCACCTTGCTTCTTTAAAAACAGgcattttttctgtttccaagcTGTTTTCACCTTTAAGTGCTTTTAATTTCTCTACTATTTCCTGGTTGGTCTTAATAGGAAAGTCCATGCCACAGAGGTTTATTAGGTATTTCCAGTTGGAACTTCTTCTGTAGAGATCTTTCATGCAGTTAATgtctgcctgcaccctgctccatGAAGCATATACAACACTCTCTAACTGGCTGGAAATAAAGACATTGTCAAAACATGAGACTATTCCcttcacagcagcaaaaaaagattCTGGAGACTTTTTGTCAACATGAATGCAGTAAAAATTCTGAGGGGCATAGACTGATCTTAGAAGCCTATCAAGCATCTCAATTTTGTGATAAACCACTATTGAGTAAGCAATTggaaattctgcttcttcattgcTGAGAGGTTCCATAATGTATTTCCTGGTCTTGGTGAAGGAGGCACAATCTGCTGTCATGTTAATATAATCACTTGTTGTTAGTCTGGGGCGTTTCTTAAATGACACTGACAATGTCTCAAGCTTTACCTTTTGAATTTCTTCCATATCCCCCTCTATAATCTTGGTGCAGTTAACATTGCCGATAGGATCTTCTTCTGTCAGCTCAAGATGTCTCTGATTTAAGAAGTCTTGTTTCTGGTTCactttcaaaactgaaatgatTACTAAAATAAGAGTTAGACCCAAGAAAAGCCTGAATCGCGAGTTGTGGCAAAACCGTAACTTCCTCTTCAGCATTTCAAATACCAGGTAGGTTTGCAGGGCTGAAAAAAATTGCCCTCCACTCTGCTCATATCAGCTTCAACAACTTCAGGAAAAACAGTTTGTGTTTCTCAGGAATTTGGTGAGTTTGTCacagagacagaaggaaaaatcctaaaataaagtgaaatatgAATGTCATTCAAAAACAATATAAGGATTCTTCAAAAAATTACTGATTAATA
This DNA window, taken from Opisthocomus hoazin isolate bOpiHoa1 chromosome Z, bOpiHoa1.hap1, whole genome shotgun sequence, encodes the following:
- the GCNT1 gene encoding beta-1,3-galactosyl-O-glycosyl-glycoprotein beta-1,6-N-acetylglucosaminyltransferase, with the translated sequence MLKRKLRFCHNSRFRLFLGLTLILVIISVLKVNQKQDFLNQRHLELTEEDPIGNVNCTKIIEGDMEEIQKVKLETLSVSFKKRPRLTTSDYINMTADCASFTKTRKYIMEPLSNEEAEFPIAYSIVVYHKIEMLDRLLRSVYAPQNFYCIHVDKKSPESFFAAVKGIVSCFDNVFISSQLESVVYASWSRVQADINCMKDLYRRSSNWKYLINLCGMDFPIKTNQEIVEKLKALKGENSLETEKMPVFKEARWKKHHEIIDGKIKNTGIDKQLPPLSTPIFSGSAYFVVTRRFVEFVLESRKILKFIEWAKDTYSPDEYLWATIQRIPEVPGAVSSSDKYDVSDMNALARFVKWQYFEGDMSKGAPYPPCSGIHVRSVCVFGVGDLNWMLKNHHFFANKFDTDVDPFAVKCLEEYLRHKALYLQKN